The following nucleotide sequence is from Pseudobutyrivibrio ruminis HUN009.
AGCACTTGTCATCTACCTTTGCATCCTCGATGCCAAGGCCTTTTAGCTCCTCTACTAGCTTGTGTGCCAAATCAAACTGTCTGGCAGTTGAAGGAACAGTAGTGCTCTCTTCATCGCTGGTTGTGTAAACCTTTACATAATTTAGTAGTCTTTCATAAGCTCGCATAACTAATCTCCAATATTATTTATAAACTTTAAGAAAGGTTCTCAGCGTACACTGAGAACCTTTTTCTTTCTAATTCGGAATGTTCATTCCTCTTTTCAATGTGATTATTGGTTAATCATAAACTCCAATAATTTCTTTGCATCGTCTGGCTCGTATGCAATAAGCTCAAGCTCAGGAATGCTCTCATCAGCCTGGAAGATATTTGCAAGTGAAACAAACTGAGAAAGCTTTGACTTAAGATTAAGTCTGTCACCTTCACCTGTAACAAGCTCTACCTTTCCCTGGCAGCTATCGATAACCTTAAAAAATGCTTCTGTGTCCTTAATATTAGTAAGTTTCATAAATACCTCCTTATGGGTAAAAACAAACTGTTAACTATCTTTATCAATATAATATCAAACAAAATCTTTTTATCAACAGCTATGCTGATAAATCAAGGATTTTTCCCACATAATTCACAATTTGTTATACATTAAATCTAAATGTGATTACATCTCCATCTTCAACAACGTATTCCTTACCTTCCATACGAACAAGCCCCTTTTCCTTAGCAGCTGTCATAGAGCCGTTTGCCATAAGGTCATCGTAGCTTACTACCTCTGCCTTGATGAATCCACGCTCGAAATCTGTGTGAATCTTTCCAGCAGCCTGTGGAGCCTTTGTGCCTTTCTTGATTGTCCAAGCACGTGTCTCATCCTCTCCTGATGTAAGGTAAGAGATAAGGCCAAGAAGTCTGTATGAAGCAGTGATAAGCTTATCAAGGCCTGACTCTTCAAGACCCATAGCCTCAAGGAACTCCTGCTTTTCTTCTTCTGACTCAAGCTCTGAAATCTCCTGCTCAATCTGAGCTGAGATAACGAATACCTCTGAACCTTCCTTTGAAGCGTACTCTCGTACAGCCTGTACGTTTTTATTGTTTGCACCATCATCTGCAAGGTCCTCATCCTCTACGTTTGCAGCGTAGATAACTGGCTTTGCTGTAAGAAGGTTGTATTCCTTGAAGTAAGCTTCCTCATCCTCATCGTTAAGCTCGAAAGTCTTAGCCATGTTGCCAGCTTCCATATGATCAAGAAGGCGCTTCTGCATAGCAGCTTCCTTCTGAAGTGTCTTGTCCATACGAGCGCTGCGCTCTGTCTTAGAGTAACGACGCTCCATAACTTCCATGTCCGAGAAAAGAAGCTCAAGGTTGATTGTCTCGATATCACGCAGTGAATCGATGCTGCCATCAACGTGAACTACATTAGCATCCTCGAAGCAACGAACAACGTGAACGATTGCATCTACCTCACGGATGTTTGCAAGGAACTGGTTTCCAAGACCTTCACCCTTTGATGCACCCTTTACAAGACCAGCGATATCAACGAATTCAATTGTAGCTGGAACTGTCTTCTTAGAGTTATACATCTTTGTAAGCTCATCAAGACGCTTATCTGGTACAGATACAACACCTACGTTAGGGTCGATTGTAGCAAATGGATAGTTTGCTGCAAGTGCTCCTGCCTTTGTAAGTGAATTAAATAAAGTTGATTTGCCAACGTTTGGTAAACCTACGATTCCTAGTTTCATTTTCTATATATCTCCTTCTAAAAGTATTGATTTTACTGTGTTTTCA
It contains:
- the ychF gene encoding redox-regulated ATPase YchF, whose translation is MKLGIVGLPNVGKSTLFNSLTKAGALAANYPFATIDPNVGVVSVPDKRLDELTKMYNSKKTVPATIEFVDIAGLVKGASKGEGLGNQFLANIREVDAIVHVVRCFEDANVVHVDGSIDSLRDIETINLELLFSDMEVMERRYSKTERSARMDKTLQKEAAMQKRLLDHMEAGNMAKTFELNDEDEEAYFKEYNLLTAKPVIYAANVEDEDLADDGANNKNVQAVREYASKEGSEVFVISAQIEQEISELESEEEKQEFLEAMGLEESGLDKLITASYRLLGLISYLTSGEDETRAWTIKKGTKAPQAAGKIHTDFERGFIKAEVVSYDDLMANGSMTAAKEKGLVRMEGKEYVVEDGDVITFRFNV